One Cyanobium sp. Tous-M-B4 DNA segment encodes these proteins:
- a CDS encoding DUF1499 domain-containing protein, whose translation MIYLLQHLAVVLSLALFHIVGPIPIELGVHDGALAPCPTPAHCARADWPIEQRSGDTPQSALESLVPVIEAMAGTEVVERAEGYLHATATSSLFGFVDDLELYADTEDGILQARSVSRLGDSDLGVNSKRLEILRQALNPAPQV comes from the coding sequence ATGATCTATCTGCTGCAGCATCTGGCCGTAGTGCTGAGCCTGGCCCTGTTTCACATCGTTGGTCCGATACCAATCGAACTGGGCGTGCACGACGGCGCCCTAGCCCCTTGTCCAACGCCAGCACACTGCGCAAGGGCGGATTGGCCTATCGAGCAGAGAAGCGGAGATACTCCCCAAAGCGCCCTCGAAAGCCTGGTTCCCGTGATTGAAGCTATGGCCGGTACCGAGGTTGTGGAGCGAGCTGAGGGCTATCTGCACGCAACCGCAACAAGCTCCCTGTTTGGCTTCGTCGACGATCTGGAACTATACGCCGACACTGAGGATGGAATTCTCCAGGCTCGATCAGTCTCGCGGCTTGGCGATTCAGATCTGGGGGTCAACAGCAAACGCCTAGAAATTCTGCGACAAGCACTCAATCCAGCCCCACAGGTATGA